A single region of the Prevotella sp. HUN102 genome encodes:
- a CDS encoding thiamine-monophosphate kinase codes for MEIKELGEFGLIDRLTKDIIPANHSTVKGIGDDASVLHYDGKEVLVSSHLFMEGIQFDLTYIDMEHLAYKCAMVSMSNIFAMNGQPKQLIVSIALGKRIKVSDLDLFYTGLKTACAKWGVDIVGGDTTSSYTGLAINITCIGEAQKEDVVYRNGAKPTDIICVSGDLGAAYMGLQILEREKIVYYQQVEEFNKKLKAAQESNNKAQLEALNVERDTIANFTPDFIGKEYLIDRQLKPEAPGKILEKLREAGIKPTAMIDISDGLASDLKHICKQSNVGCRIYEDKIPIDYQTASTCEEFNMNLTTAALNGGEDYELLFTIPIGDHAKIENVENIRQIGYITEEKLGEYIITRDGNEFKLKAQGWMEEE; via the coding sequence ATGGAAATAAAAGAACTGGGCGAATTTGGACTTATCGATCGCCTTACAAAAGATATTATTCCGGCAAACCATTCTACTGTAAAGGGAATCGGCGACGATGCTTCCGTGCTTCATTATGATGGCAAGGAAGTTCTCGTTTCCTCACATCTCTTTATGGAAGGAATACAATTCGACCTTACCTATATAGATATGGAGCACTTGGCATACAAGTGTGCTATGGTTTCTATGAGCAATATCTTTGCAATGAATGGACAACCGAAGCAGCTTATAGTTTCCATTGCATTGGGAAAGCGTATCAAAGTGAGCGACCTTGACCTATTCTATACTGGTCTGAAAACTGCCTGTGCAAAGTGGGGAGTGGATATTGTGGGTGGAGACACCACTTCATCATACACTGGACTTGCGATTAACATTACTTGTATCGGCGAAGCTCAAAAGGAAGATGTGGTTTACAGAAATGGTGCAAAACCTACCGACATCATCTGCGTATCGGGCGATTTAGGTGCGGCCTATATGGGACTTCAGATTCTTGAACGTGAGAAAATTGTGTATTATCAGCAGGTTGAAGAGTTCAACAAGAAACTGAAGGCTGCTCAGGAAAGTAATAACAAAGCGCAACTGGAGGCATTGAATGTTGAAAGGGACACGATAGCAAACTTTACCCCCGACTTCATAGGCAAAGAATACCTTATTGACAGACAGCTGAAACCTGAAGCACCGGGCAAAATTCTCGAAAAATTGCGTGAAGCAGGCATTAAACCGACGGCAATGATAGATATTTCCGATGGATTGGCAAGTGATTTGAAGCATATTTGCAAGCAAAGCAATGTGGGATGCAGAATCTATGAAGACAAGATTCCCATCGATTACCAAACGGCATCAACGTGTGAAGAATTTAATATGAACCTTACGACGGCTGCACTGAACGGTGGCGAGGACTACGAACTGCTCTTTACAATTCCAATCGGCGACCACGCAAAGATTGAAAATGTAGAAAATATTCGCCAGATAGGTTACATCACAGAAGAGAAATTGGGAGAATACATAATAACGCGTGATGGAAACGAATTCAAACTGAAAGCGCAAGGTTGGATGGAAGAAGAATGA
- a CDS encoding C10 family peptidase: protein MPFHTKGTVVVAPLLGNIQWGQDKPFNAKMPEYTADGVTRNYYVGCVATAMAQIMRFHKYPQQGIGSETYQTKYGTPATTHTLTANYGETTYNWGNMPEYLEEDNADAAQNEQVATLSYQAAVGVHMSFAPGGSGSYSQGVTGALVNHFGYDKGISYKKREYFSTKEWMDMIKKELDAHRPVFYSASNEDGLGGHAYVCDGYDDQDYVHINWGWYGKSNGYFYVNALNPYDLGIGANGGGYNLQQEIIIGIQPPVADSKKQWAIYGATRLAVQEINGEILAMSIVESHDCDKFEGKIAAVMVDENGNVAHVLKDMDITIKGVNLDSKPLSSGTTVTFRQVSMSVPSLSNGEYKIMYAVQANGSSDWTIVRMPNGKPNYGEATVESGMIISVKQHVTEPNDIQLLEKITPDGTLYAKGSGNFRVNVRNNTKDFYLTRIWLKFTSVTDPSKVYYLHEDSVKTNNVYDGSDKVLNLLINLPEEMEAGDYNVVAFEKGFEQYPFKEDLVGPTVLKVLDKATTPIIRQIGNFAWLSGGANEKEILQGDKIVMTQPLRNYGIAGKAALLLKAVSIDDPNKEVNFFQVKEINFFQIKEQVFEQQQLINPQYITRVDLNPGKYNIVPYYIVDGTEYPMEGDAEKCVIEVKENAELPLSCMGLLTPTTEMVQGKRYTGFKVSLKAKTATKGTVYVRLRPATYKEGELATMKTINLAANGTMDITFNYTPKTSLLSGKYLLYVEYRPNGVAIGKEITVMGENTREIYLGITQGIEDVNNNEEVAADFSVNGKQISFTNVQNVRKVEIYSLTGSQVYTTSAVPSTLSLPVADGVYAVRIVTNGRTITRKIVLR, encoded by the coding sequence ATGCCGTTCCATACAAAGGGAACGGTTGTCGTAGCTCCTCTTTTGGGCAACATCCAATGGGGACAGGATAAGCCTTTCAACGCAAAGATGCCGGAATATACGGCTGACGGCGTTACGAGGAACTATTATGTGGGTTGCGTGGCTACGGCTATGGCGCAGATAATGCGTTTCCACAAGTATCCACAACAGGGTATCGGCAGCGAAACCTATCAGACAAAATACGGAACGCCGGCAACAACTCACACGCTAACAGCCAACTACGGAGAAACAACATACAACTGGGGCAATATGCCCGAGTATTTGGAGGAAGACAATGCCGATGCAGCGCAGAACGAACAGGTGGCTACCCTGAGCTATCAGGCAGCAGTAGGCGTGCACATGTCTTTTGCTCCGGGTGGAAGTGGCTCTTATTCGCAGGGCGTAACTGGTGCTTTGGTCAATCATTTCGGCTACGACAAGGGCATTTCCTATAAGAAGCGCGAATATTTCAGCACCAAAGAGTGGATGGATATGATCAAGAAGGAACTCGATGCACACCGTCCTGTGTTTTACAGTGCTTCAAACGAAGATGGTCTGGGCGGTCACGCATACGTCTGCGACGGCTACGACGATCAGGACTATGTTCATATCAACTGGGGCTGGTACGGCAAGAGCAACGGCTATTTCTATGTGAATGCGCTCAATCCATACGATTTGGGAATCGGCGCAAACGGTGGTGGCTACAATCTCCAGCAGGAAATCATCATCGGCATTCAACCCCCTGTTGCCGACAGCAAGAAGCAGTGGGCCATCTATGGTGCTACTCGTCTGGCAGTTCAGGAAATAAATGGAGAAATTCTGGCTATGTCAATTGTTGAAAGCCACGATTGCGATAAGTTTGAAGGCAAGATTGCGGCAGTAATGGTAGATGAAAATGGCAATGTTGCACACGTTTTGAAAGATATGGATATCACTATCAAAGGTGTAAATCTCGACAGTAAGCCTCTTAGTTCTGGTACAACTGTAACATTCAGACAGGTTTCAATGTCTGTACCCTCTCTATCTAACGGAGAATATAAGATAATGTACGCAGTTCAGGCTAACGGAAGCAGCGACTGGACAATCGTCCGTATGCCTAACGGAAAACCAAACTACGGTGAAGCGACCGTGGAAAGTGGTATGATTATATCTGTAAAACAGCACGTTACCGAACCAAACGATATTCAGTTGCTCGAAAAGATTACTCCCGATGGTACGCTCTATGCGAAGGGAAGTGGCAATTTCAGAGTGAACGTCCGCAACAACACCAAGGATTTCTACCTCACACGCATTTGGCTGAAGTTCACATCGGTTACAGACCCTTCAAAGGTTTATTATCTCCACGAAGACAGCGTGAAGACAAACAACGTTTACGACGGTAGCGACAAGGTGCTGAACCTGCTCATCAATCTGCCAGAGGAAATGGAAGCAGGCGACTACAATGTGGTTGCGTTTGAAAAGGGATTCGAGCAATATCCTTTCAAGGAAGACCTCGTTGGTCCTACTGTTCTAAAGGTTCTCGACAAAGCCACAACTCCTATCATTCGTCAGATTGGCAACTTTGCGTGGTTGAGTGGTGGTGCAAACGAAAAAGAAATCCTTCAGGGCGACAAGATTGTGATGACACAACCATTGCGCAACTATGGTATAGCCGGTAAGGCAGCATTGCTTCTCAAGGCTGTGAGTATTGACGACCCAAACAAAGAAGTCAATTTCTTCCAAGTCAAGGAAATCAATTTCTTCCAAATTAAGGAACAGGTATTCGAGCAGCAGCAGCTCATAAACCCACAGTATATTACACGTGTAGACCTGAATCCCGGAAAGTATAATATTGTTCCTTATTATATTGTAGATGGTACGGAATATCCAATGGAAGGCGATGCAGAAAAATGCGTAATAGAAGTGAAGGAAAATGCTGAACTTCCGTTAAGCTGTATGGGACTTCTCACTCCTACAACCGAAATGGTTCAAGGCAAACGTTATACTGGCTTTAAGGTTTCCCTGAAGGCTAAGACGGCTACAAAAGGTACTGTGTATGTTCGTTTGCGCCCAGCTACCTATAAAGAAGGTGAACTCGCCACAATGAAAACAATCAATCTTGCTGCTAACGGCACGATGGATATAACTTTCAATTATACCCCTAAGACTTCATTGCTTAGTGGCAAGTATCTCCTCTATGTGGAATATCGTCCTAACGGCGTTGCTATCGGTAAGGAAATCACAGTTATGGGTGAGAATACAAGAGAAATCTATCTCGGTATTACACAAGGCATTGAAGATGTGAATAATAATGAGGAAGTTGCTGCCGACTTCTCTGTGAACGGCAAACAGATTAGCTTTACGAACGTTCAGAATGTTCGTAAGGTGGAAATTTACAGCCTTACAGGTTCGCAGGTTTATACAACGTCTGCCGTTCCTTCTACGCTCAGTTTGCCGGTAGCAGATGGCGTTTACGCTGTTCGCATAGTTACAAACGGAAGGACTATAACACGAAAGATAGTTTTAAGATAA
- a CDS encoding Spi family protease inhibitor, with translation MKKTVHLLILMALMAMPSFADKVSKSEAQRIAEKFMAQSNMRKGKARFAATPKTLKLSKTTNQDYAPFYVYNVENNGGFVIVSGEDALGSILGYSDSGSFEMENAPSNIVTMLQMFARAAENAGRQANQGPKEDAVPYKGNGCRSSSFGQHPMGTG, from the coding sequence ATGAAGAAAACTGTACACCTATTAATTCTGATGGCATTAATGGCGATGCCGTCGTTTGCCGACAAGGTTTCAAAGTCTGAAGCCCAACGGATTGCAGAGAAGTTTATGGCGCAAAGCAATATGCGCAAGGGTAAGGCTCGCTTTGCTGCCACTCCCAAAACGCTCAAGCTCAGCAAAACCACCAATCAGGACTATGCCCCTTTCTATGTCTACAACGTTGAAAACAACGGTGGTTTCGTAATCGTATCCGGAGAAGATGCGCTCGGCAGCATTCTGGGATACAGCGACAGCGGTTCTTTCGAGATGGAAAATGCCCCCAGCAATATCGTAACGATGTTGCAGATGTTTGCGCGTGCTGCTGAGAATGCAGGCCGACAGGCAAACCAAGGTCCGAAGGAAGATGCCGTTCCATACAAAGGGAACGGTTGTCGTAGCTCCTCTTTTGGGCAACATCCAATGGGGACAGGATAA
- a CDS encoding heavy metal translocating P-type ATPase, protein MKGQVAIIITTIALLIAAHFIEKNYTITRLELLFVYLVPYFLVGWRTLKEAVEGILSGNFFNEHFLMSVATIGALVIGFLPGAETQYPEAVFVMLFFTIGEMFEGYAEGKSRESISHLMDIRPDTANVERNGELKTVSPEEVSVGETIVVRPGEKVALDGIIIEGTSSLNTTALTGESVPRDLTVNDEVISGCINLTGVIKVRTTKSFGESTVSKIIKLVESADENKSKSETFIAKFARIYTPIVVFSAIALAFLPPLFQTGEYVSNLSTWVYRALLFLIVSCPCALVISVPLTFFGGIGGASRKGILVKGSNFMETLAKVKTVVLDKTGTLTHGQFEVTAIHPEMEDEKELLHLAAHVEHFTTHPIGAALRNAFPNEATDDCQTTDVEEIAGEGIKANVNGKIVCVGNTKMMDRIGAKWHTCSHDVGTIIHVAINSEYAGHIVINDKVKSESAEAIANLKKLGVANTVMLTGDRKEVAEEVGKRIGVDQIKSELLPTDKVSNVEDLLQQCSENETLAFVGDGINDAPVLARADVGIAMGGLGSDAAIEAADVVLMDDNPNKIATAISIARRTLNIARQNVVFAIGVKIAVLLLATFGLGNMAMAVFADVGVTVIAVFNAMRALKS, encoded by the coding sequence ATGAAAGGGCAGGTAGCCATCATTATCACTACAATTGCCCTGCTGATAGCAGCACATTTCATTGAAAAGAACTACACGATAACGCGTCTTGAATTGCTTTTCGTCTATCTTGTTCCCTATTTTCTCGTAGGATGGCGCACATTGAAAGAGGCTGTCGAGGGCATTTTGAGCGGCAATTTCTTCAATGAGCATTTCCTGATGTCAGTTGCAACCATCGGAGCATTGGTCATTGGTTTCCTTCCCGGTGCCGAAACACAATATCCTGAAGCCGTTTTCGTGATGCTTTTCTTCACAATCGGTGAAATGTTCGAGGGCTATGCTGAGGGGAAAAGCCGCGAAAGCATTTCGCACCTGATGGATATTCGTCCTGACACGGCGAATGTTGAACGCAACGGAGAACTGAAGACAGTCAGTCCAGAGGAAGTTTCGGTAGGCGAAACGATTGTTGTCCGTCCCGGAGAAAAGGTTGCACTCGACGGAATCATTATTGAAGGCACATCGTCGCTCAATACAACGGCTCTGACTGGAGAGAGTGTACCACGAGATTTGACCGTCAATGATGAGGTTATATCGGGTTGTATCAATCTGACGGGCGTTATCAAAGTGAGAACCACCAAGAGTTTTGGCGAAAGTACGGTGTCGAAAATCATCAAGTTAGTGGAAAGTGCTGACGAAAACAAGTCGAAAAGCGAAACTTTCATTGCAAAGTTTGCACGCATCTATACGCCGATTGTTGTGTTTTCTGCCATTGCCTTGGCGTTTCTTCCACCATTATTTCAGACTGGAGAATACGTAAGCAATCTTTCAACGTGGGTTTATCGTGCGCTGTTGTTCCTCATCGTGTCGTGTCCTTGCGCCCTTGTTATCTCCGTTCCTCTCACGTTCTTCGGTGGAATCGGTGGTGCTTCCCGCAAAGGAATCCTTGTGAAGGGCAGCAATTTTATGGAAACTTTAGCAAAAGTGAAGACCGTTGTGCTCGACAAGACTGGCACTCTGACGCACGGACAGTTTGAAGTTACTGCCATTCATCCCGAGATGGAAGATGAAAAAGAGCTGTTGCATCTGGCAGCTCACGTAGAACATTTTACAACTCATCCTATCGGAGCTGCACTCAGAAACGCCTTCCCTAACGAGGCTACCGACGACTGTCAGACAACCGACGTGGAAGAGATTGCAGGAGAAGGCATTAAGGCTAATGTGAATGGAAAGATAGTCTGCGTGGGAAACACGAAAATGATGGACAGAATCGGTGCAAAATGGCATACTTGCAGCCACGATGTGGGTACGATTATCCACGTTGCCATCAACAGCGAGTACGCCGGACATATCGTTATCAACGATAAAGTGAAGAGCGAGAGCGCAGAAGCGATTGCGAATCTAAAGAAATTGGGTGTGGCAAATACGGTAATGCTTACCGGAGACAGAAAGGAAGTTGCAGAAGAGGTGGGCAAACGCATTGGAGTAGACCAGATAAAATCAGAACTTCTTCCCACGGATAAGGTTTCCAACGTAGAAGATCTCTTGCAGCAATGCAGCGAAAACGAGACTTTGGCATTTGTTGGAGATGGCATCAACGATGCTCCGGTTCTTGCACGTGCCGATGTTGGCATTGCAATGGGAGGTCTTGGCAGCGATGCAGCCATTGAAGCGGCAGACGTTGTGCTGATGGACGACAATCCGAATAAGATTGCCACGGCGATTTCCATAGCCCGCCGTACTCTGAACATCGCACGGCAGAATGTGGTCTTTGCAATCGGAGTGAAAATTGCAGTTCTTCTTCTGGCAACATTCGGGCTTGGAAATATGGCAATGGCAGTATTTGCCGACGTAGGCGTTACAGTAATTGCAGTATTCAATGCTATGCGTGCATTGAAATCATAA